In one window of Drosophila ananassae strain 14024-0371.13 chromosome XR, ASM1763931v2, whole genome shotgun sequence DNA:
- the LOC123257667 gene encoding uncharacterized protein LOC123257667 gives MRLGYVASSIRTLPIPTVDCMDRAALGSNKSLKVFFQNISGMRTKSRIVLLNSSVCDFDVIVLVETWLNSNFSSSEFFEPNLFQVLRKDRDSSSTHCERGGGVIIAIRRSMLATVVSLKVGDPILDQLVVSIQGIQGPFIIIASLAQFEKEMEKKQIAIAGISEMRWRGSGTTTTTHGNLVMHSGSSDGGRNGVGIYVSKQYKQTLITWNPVSERIITARFRCNARHITIVQCYAPTEDASDDIKDDFYNALTSSLTKSKRGDIKILMGDFNAKLGPKNNGLEAIMGRHGVGTRSNNGVRLADLCQTFQLVIGGTVFPHMEVHKYTWTSPSGHTRNQIDHLCISRKWRHSLSDVRNRRSASIDSDHELLVGELLIKLRRSHTATRRSTRRPPPLNLHRLGDPVISTRLATMLREQLTPQQNHTWEHTCSTLRSTAEGLLGTRQRRSTDWISTRKWELISRRNSLKSKADHDCRARDEYKELCKLVKKSARNDKRALIDRLAENAESAANANNMRSLYQTISKLSGSYQKQNHPVRDVNGTLLVDDDAQIRRWRQHFLEISHTEHASSADDDFRSIVPNTNTRIPHTTPSVREIRDAIRKLKNNKAAGEDGLPAELLQVVTLLMAETLHPHFESIWENERIPPSWKKGIIVKLPKKETSVIAIIAEESPC, from the exons ATGCGTTTGGGATATGTGGCCTCTAGTATCAGGACCCTGCCAATTCCTACAGTGGACTGCATGGATCGTGCTGCCTTGGGCTCCAATAAGAGCTTAAAAGTTTTCTTCCAAAATATATCTGGAATGCGGACCAAATCGCGCATAGTGCTTTTGAATTCTTCAGTCTGTGATTTTGATGTAATCGTTCTCGTGGAAACATGGCTCAATAGCAACTTTAGTTCCTCCGAGTTCTTTGAACCCAACTTGTTTCAAGTATTAAGAAAAGACCGTGATTCATCCAGCACCCATTGTGAGCGAGGAGGTGGTGTGATTATCGCTATCCGCCGATCCATGTTGGCCACAGTGGTTAGCCTTAAGGTTGGCGACCCTATACTGGACCAGCTAGTCGTCTCAATCCAGGGCATTCAGGGCCCTTTCATCATCATTGCATC GCTTGCGCAGTTTGAAAAGGAGATGGAAAAAAAGCAGATCGCAATTGCCGGCATAAGCGAGATGAGGTGGAGAGGCAGTgggacgacaacaacaacacacggCAATCTAGTAATGCACAGTGGGAGCAGTGATGGGGGCAGGAATGGAGTAGGAATATACGTGTCAAAGCAATACAAACAGACACTTATCACCTGGAATCCGGTATCCGAAAGAATCATCACTGCAAGATTCCGATGCAACGCTAGGCACATTACCATCGTGCAATGCTACGCCCCGACAGAAGACGCCAGCGATGACATCAAAGACGACTTCTACAATGCCCTCACATCTTCACTAACCAAGAGCAAACGAGGTGATATTAAAATTCTCATGGGAGATTTCAACGCGAAATTAGGCCCCAAAAACAACGGATTGGAAGCAATCATGGGCCGACACGGTGTGGGAACACGTAGCAACAACGGCGTCAGGCTGGCCGACCTATGCCAGACATTCCAACTGGTCATTGGTGGCACTGTATTCCCCCACATGGAAGTGCACAAGTACACGTGGACATCACCGAGTGGGCATACACGCAACCAAATTGACCATCTGTGCATAAGTAGGAAGTGGAGACACTCCCTTAGCGATGTACGGAACAGGAGAAGTGCGTCAATTGACAGTGACCATGAACTACTAGTCGGAGAGCTTTTAATCAAGCTCAGACGAAGTCACACGGCCACCAGAAGAAGCACAAGAAGACCACCCCCCCTGAACTTACACCGACTTGGAGACCCTGTCATATCCACCAGATTGGCAACAATGCTACGTGAACAGCTAACACCGCAGCAGAATCACACCTGGGAACACACATGCAGCACACTGAGGAGCACTGCGGAGGGTTTGCTTGGCACCCGACAACGCAGGAGCACAGACTGGATCTCGACACGCAAATGGGAGCTTATCAGTAGAAGAAATTCCCTCAAGTCGAAAGCGGATCACGACTGCAGAGCCCGGGATGAATACAAGGAACTCTGCAAGCTAGTGAAGAAATCAGCCAGAAATGACAAGAGAGCACTGATAGATAGGCTTGCAGAAAATGCAGAGAGCGCCGCCAACGCGAACAACATGCGCTCACTATACCAAACAATCAGTAAGCTATCTGGAAGCTACCAAAAACAGAACCATCCAGTACGAGATGTCAACGGAACACTCCTTGTCGATGATGATGCCCAGATCCGCAGATGGCGACAACACTTCTTAGAAATCAGCCACACAGAGCATGCGAGCAGCGCAGATGACGACTTCAGAAGTATTGTacccaacaccaacaccagaATTCCTCACACGACACCATCTGTTAGAGAAATTCGTGATGCAATCAGGAAAttgaagaacaacaaagcagCCGGAGAGGACGGTCTACCCGCAGAACTGCTCCAAGTTGTCACGCTTCTAATGGCCGAAACGTTGCACCCACATTTCGAGAGCATATGGGAGAACGAGCGAATCCCCCCATCCTGGAAGAAAGGCATCATCGTAAAACTACCGAAGAAGGAGACCTCAGTGATTGCAATAATTGCCGAGGAATCACCCTGCTGA
- the LOC6502062 gene encoding fibrous sheath CABYR-binding protein isoform X1: MAKKAGQQQLQADIQSDEDLERFLERPGLLVLDIYSEWCGPCLALVGNLRKIKLEMGGDNLQLAICKSDNITALKRFNKKSEPTWLFVTGGRAVNIMFGTDVPKLLNLLTRELEKTLQKTTRQAFYRLDELQPIEVEQQRIKMEAIERAERIEREAKHKKQVDYLTQVTESIMENMPDIGVTVFGPQVNRDMFKKLTEPAEPLKMQCKDRRVLQVSMDQFEIVNFACKNPLPMDVIEQLDGKELLMCFWKIDESIGTVPNVLMAYAHELTRERVGPPNEEFGEEHIIPPIIATMKLKIEVELKEGEVWVEEVSSEEELKLAQAKAKVKSKSVVQEDTHPAEEEAADIDGEEEASEEEIPEAAADAPPGFPDMPFDMDIDNDDEAGEDEEEAPEVKEEEPPKPLTRIKTVKIPPIWVPNNRRTHAALIYVFFRGQTSGFLPPDPKPEPPHVIMAFDALKRKEIMHVVDRHKDDVPLYGYFSSGDPEDAELIANSTDKYESSPHLPTDKIVLKVNKVQSNMMLSLVSYGPSYVSPNVNVGKDEALRFFPEDYKLQEEVVVEPEKKRKKSKKITETVPGPQEPVEPDDAAAAAANPASVEAAPAEGAAPAGEGEAPATVVGEGLPTAEETPAAPTESAAEAAASEAPLLEAAPEAPKEDPPAEAPAAAPEPETEAPAEPAPEPAAE, from the exons ATGGCCAAGAAGGCAGgacaacaacaactgcaaGCGGATATCCAGAGCGATGAGGACCTCGAGCGCTTCCTTGAACGACCTGGACTCCTTG TGCTCGATATCTACTCGGAGTGGTGTGGGCCGTGTCTAGCCCTGGTTGGCAACTTACGCAAGATCAAACTGGAGATGGGTGGCGACAACCTGCAACTGGCTATA TGTAAATCAGACAATATTACGGCCCTGAAGCGGTTTAATAAAAAGAGCGAACCCACATGGTTGTTTGTGACT GGCGGTAGGGCCGTCAACATAATGTTCGGAACAGACGTGCCGAAACTTCTAAACTTACTGACCAGGGAGCTGGAAAAAACGCTTCAGAAAACCACGCGGCAAGCCTTTTACCGATTAGACGAGTTGCAACCGATCGAGGTGGAGCAGCAGAGGATTAAGATGGAGGCCATCGAACGCGCGGAACGCATTGAACGGGAAGCTAAGCACAAGAAGCAGGTGGACTACCTCACCCAAGTGACAGAATCCATTATGGAAAACATGCCTGATATTGGCGTAACAGTGTTTGGTCCTCAAGTCAACCGCGACATGTTTAAGAAGCTCACTGAACCCGCCGAGCCACTCAAGATGCAATGCAAGGACCGTAGAGTGCTCCAGGTGTCGATGGATCAATTCGAGATCGTCAACTTTGCCTGCAAGAACCCTCTACCAATGGATGTAATTGAACAGCTGGACGGCAAGGAGTTGCTCATGTGCTTCTGGAAAATCGACGAGAGCATCGGCACAGTGCCTAACGTGCTTATGGCATACGCTCATGAGTTAACCAGAGAGAGGGTAGGGCCGCCCAATGAGGAGTTTGGCGAGGAGCATATCATACCACCCATCATAGCCACAATGAAGCTCAAAATCGAAGTGGAGCTAAAGGAGGGTGAAGTATGGGTTGAAGAAGTCAGCTCCGAAGAGGAGCTTAAACTGGCCCAAGCCAAGGCCAAGGTGAAGAGCAAGTCGGTCGTGCAAGAGGACACTCATCCCGCCGAAGAAGAGGCGGCCGATATCGACGGCGAGGAGGAAGCCAGCGAAGAAGAGATTCCCGAAGCAGCCGCCGACGCTCCACCTGGGTTTCCTGACATGCCCTTCGACATGGATATCGACAACGACGATGAGGCTGGAGAGGACGAAGAAGAAGCACCAGAAGTTAAAGAGGAGGAGCCACCAAAACCATTAACCCGCATTAAGACCGTTAAAATTCCACCAATCTGGGTGCCTAACAATCGTCGCACACATGCCGCCCTCATCTATGTGTTCTTCCGTGGTCAGACTAGTGGCTTCCTGCCACCAGATCCCAAGCCAGAGCCACCTCACGTTATCATGGCATTTGACGCTTTAAAGCGAAAGGAGATTATGCACGTTGTCGATCGTCATAAGGATGACGTTCCGCTCTACGGGTACTTCTCAAGCGGTGATCCCGAAGATGCGGAGCTGATTGCAAATTCCACGGACAAATACGAGAGTAGCCCCCATCTTCC GACTGACAAGATCGTCCTAAAGGTCAACAAGGTTCAGTCCAACATGATGCTATCACTGGTCTCCTACGGACCCAGTTACGTGAGTCCCAACGTCAATGTTGGTAAAGACGAGGCCCTTAGGTTTTTCCCAGAGGACTACAAGCTTCAAGAAGAGGTCGTTGTCGAGCCAGAGAAAAAGAGAAAGAAG AGCAAAAAGATCACCGAGACGGTCCCTGGGCCTCAGGAGCCAGTGGAACCGGACGATGCGGCGGCTGCGGCTGCGAATCCGGCTTCAGTAGAGGCGGCTCCGGCAGAAGGGGCGGCGCCGGCAGGAGAAGGAGAAGCCCCTGCAACCGTTGTTGGAGAAGGACTACCCACGGCAGAGGAGACACCTGCAGCTCCCACCGAGTCCGCTGCTGAAGCAGCCGCTTCAGAGGCACCACTCCTGGAAGCTGCACCCGAAGCACCCAAGGAGGATCCTCCGGCTGAGGCTCCGGCTGCGGCACCCGAGCCAGAGACAGAAGCACCTGCTGAACCTGCTCCAGAACCGGCAGCCGAGTAA
- the LOC6502062 gene encoding stress response protein NST1 isoform X2, translated as MFGTDVPKLLNLLTRELEKTLQKTTRQAFYRLDELQPIEVEQQRIKMEAIERAERIEREAKHKKQVDYLTQVTESIMENMPDIGVTVFGPQVNRDMFKKLTEPAEPLKMQCKDRRVLQVSMDQFEIVNFACKNPLPMDVIEQLDGKELLMCFWKIDESIGTVPNVLMAYAHELTRERVGPPNEEFGEEHIIPPIIATMKLKIEVELKEGEVWVEEVSSEEELKLAQAKAKVKSKSVVQEDTHPAEEEAADIDGEEEASEEEIPEAAADAPPGFPDMPFDMDIDNDDEAGEDEEEAPEVKEEEPPKPLTRIKTVKIPPIWVPNNRRTHAALIYVFFRGQTSGFLPPDPKPEPPHVIMAFDALKRKEIMHVVDRHKDDVPLYGYFSSGDPEDAELIANSTDKYESSPHLPTDKIVLKVNKVQSNMMLSLVSYGPSYVSPNVNVGKDEALRFFPEDYKLQEEVVVEPEKKRKKSKKITETVPGPQEPVEPDDAAAAAANPASVEAAPAEGAAPAGEGEAPATVVGEGLPTAEETPAAPTESAAEAAASEAPLLEAAPEAPKEDPPAEAPAAAPEPETEAPAEPAPEPAAE; from the exons ATGTTCGGAACAGACGTGCCGAAACTTCTAAACTTACTGACCAGGGAGCTGGAAAAAACGCTTCAGAAAACCACGCGGCAAGCCTTTTACCGATTAGACGAGTTGCAACCGATCGAGGTGGAGCAGCAGAGGATTAAGATGGAGGCCATCGAACGCGCGGAACGCATTGAACGGGAAGCTAAGCACAAGAAGCAGGTGGACTACCTCACCCAAGTGACAGAATCCATTATGGAAAACATGCCTGATATTGGCGTAACAGTGTTTGGTCCTCAAGTCAACCGCGACATGTTTAAGAAGCTCACTGAACCCGCCGAGCCACTCAAGATGCAATGCAAGGACCGTAGAGTGCTCCAGGTGTCGATGGATCAATTCGAGATCGTCAACTTTGCCTGCAAGAACCCTCTACCAATGGATGTAATTGAACAGCTGGACGGCAAGGAGTTGCTCATGTGCTTCTGGAAAATCGACGAGAGCATCGGCACAGTGCCTAACGTGCTTATGGCATACGCTCATGAGTTAACCAGAGAGAGGGTAGGGCCGCCCAATGAGGAGTTTGGCGAGGAGCATATCATACCACCCATCATAGCCACAATGAAGCTCAAAATCGAAGTGGAGCTAAAGGAGGGTGAAGTATGGGTTGAAGAAGTCAGCTCCGAAGAGGAGCTTAAACTGGCCCAAGCCAAGGCCAAGGTGAAGAGCAAGTCGGTCGTGCAAGAGGACACTCATCCCGCCGAAGAAGAGGCGGCCGATATCGACGGCGAGGAGGAAGCCAGCGAAGAAGAGATTCCCGAAGCAGCCGCCGACGCTCCACCTGGGTTTCCTGACATGCCCTTCGACATGGATATCGACAACGACGATGAGGCTGGAGAGGACGAAGAAGAAGCACCAGAAGTTAAAGAGGAGGAGCCACCAAAACCATTAACCCGCATTAAGACCGTTAAAATTCCACCAATCTGGGTGCCTAACAATCGTCGCACACATGCCGCCCTCATCTATGTGTTCTTCCGTGGTCAGACTAGTGGCTTCCTGCCACCAGATCCCAAGCCAGAGCCACCTCACGTTATCATGGCATTTGACGCTTTAAAGCGAAAGGAGATTATGCACGTTGTCGATCGTCATAAGGATGACGTTCCGCTCTACGGGTACTTCTCAAGCGGTGATCCCGAAGATGCGGAGCTGATTGCAAATTCCACGGACAAATACGAGAGTAGCCCCCATCTTCC GACTGACAAGATCGTCCTAAAGGTCAACAAGGTTCAGTCCAACATGATGCTATCACTGGTCTCCTACGGACCCAGTTACGTGAGTCCCAACGTCAATGTTGGTAAAGACGAGGCCCTTAGGTTTTTCCCAGAGGACTACAAGCTTCAAGAAGAGGTCGTTGTCGAGCCAGAGAAAAAGAGAAAGAAG AGCAAAAAGATCACCGAGACGGTCCCTGGGCCTCAGGAGCCAGTGGAACCGGACGATGCGGCGGCTGCGGCTGCGAATCCGGCTTCAGTAGAGGCGGCTCCGGCAGAAGGGGCGGCGCCGGCAGGAGAAGGAGAAGCCCCTGCAACCGTTGTTGGAGAAGGACTACCCACGGCAGAGGAGACACCTGCAGCTCCCACCGAGTCCGCTGCTGAAGCAGCCGCTTCAGAGGCACCACTCCTGGAAGCTGCACCCGAAGCACCCAAGGAGGATCCTCCGGCTGAGGCTCCGGCTGCGGCACCCGAGCCAGAGACAGAAGCACCTGCTGAACCTGCTCCAGAACCGGCAGCCGAGTAA